The following proteins come from a genomic window of Cryomorphaceae bacterium:
- a CDS encoding cold shock domain-containing protein, translating into MNNGTVKFFNDSKGYGFIKDTDNDTEYFVHVTGLIDEVRENDSVTFDLKEGRKGLNAVNVKLA; encoded by the coding sequence ATGAACAACGGAACAGTAAAGTTCTTCAATGATTCCAAAGGATACGGATTCATCAAGGACACAGACAATGACACCGAGTACTTTGTACACGTAACAGGTCTCATTGATGAGGTAAGGGAAAACGACTCAGTTACCTTTGATCTCAAAGAAGGAAGAAAAGGATTGAACGCGGTAAACGTGAAACTAGCATAA